One Nitrospirota bacterium genomic region harbors:
- a CDS encoding class II fumarate hydratase produces the protein ISNRATELLGGARGSKLVHPNDHVNLGQSSNDVIPTAIHIAASEMLQQQLLPALTRLNKALKRKAKEFDQIVKIGRTHLQDATPVRLGQEFGGYARQIELGIQRVKQAQVALSEVALGGTAVGTGLNCHPQFSKKVMAIISKETGCLFKEAKNHFEAQSAQDSLVEASGCLRTLAVSLMKIANDIRWLGSGPRCGLGEINLPETQPGSSIMPGKVNPVIAESVTMVCAQVIGNDVTVTVGGQAANFELIVMMPVMAYNLLQSIELLATASHNFSVKCIEGIKANEERCKSLIEESLAMCTALAPEIGYEAAAKLAKDAYKSGKTVRQVAKDQKVLPDKRLAQLLDPWRMTEPGGPVGSAGG, from the coding sequence TGATCTCGAACCGCGCGACGGAGTTGCTGGGTGGCGCGCGTGGCAGCAAGCTGGTGCATCCCAACGACCATGTGAATCTTGGCCAATCGAGCAACGATGTGATTCCCACGGCCATTCACATCGCTGCGTCGGAAATGCTGCAGCAACAGCTGCTGCCGGCGCTGACCCGATTGAATAAGGCGTTGAAGCGCAAGGCGAAGGAGTTTGACCAGATTGTAAAAATTGGGCGTACGCACCTACAAGATGCTACGCCGGTCCGCCTTGGGCAGGAATTCGGCGGCTATGCCCGTCAGATCGAGCTCGGTATTCAGCGGGTCAAACAAGCTCAGGTAGCCTTGAGCGAGGTGGCATTGGGCGGGACCGCGGTCGGCACGGGGCTGAATTGCCATCCGCAATTTTCCAAGAAAGTCATGGCCATCATTTCCAAAGAAACCGGCTGCTTATTTAAGGAAGCCAAGAATCATTTCGAGGCTCAATCGGCACAGGATTCCCTTGTCGAGGCGAGCGGGTGTCTGCGTACCCTGGCCGTGAGTCTCATGAAGATTGCCAATGATATTCGATGGCTCGGATCCGGGCCGCGGTGCGGACTCGGCGAAATCAATTTACCCGAGACGCAGCCTGGTTCTTCGATCATGCCGGGGAAGGTCAATCCGGTGATCGCCGAGTCCGTCACGATGGTCTGTGCGCAAGTGATCGGGAACGATGTGACGGTGACCGTCGGTGGGCAGGCGGCGAATTTTGAACTGATCGTCATGATGCCGGTGATGGCCTACAATCTTCTTCAGTCCATTGAGCTTTTGGCCACAGCTTCCCACAACTTCTCGGTCAAGTGTATTGAAGGGATCAAGGCGAACGAAGAGCGATGCAAGAGTCTCATCGAAGAAAGCTTGGCGATGTGTACGGCCTTGGCGCCGGAGATCGGCTACGAAGCCGCGGCAAAACTGGCGAAGGACGCCTACAAGTCAGGCAAGACCGTCAGGCAGGTGGCGAAAGACCAAAAGGTCTTGCCGGATAAACGGCTCGCGCAACTCCTCGATCCCTGGCGTATGACCGAACCGGGTGGACCGGTGGGGAGCGCGGGAGGGTAG